A stretch of the Bacillus sp. FJAT-18017 genome encodes the following:
- the spoIVB gene encoding SpoIVB peptidase produces the protein MNLNLGLIRKIIGGILLVSIIALTSWKPFQSYLQIPNEITVFQGQEFSFDKALPVTASVVSKSDNIVLNQTDQQVSLSAKDSGASSVVLDLAGIPIKKVDVKVLKGFKVYPGGQSIGVKLNSVGVLVVGHHQVDTSNGRKSPGELSGIKVGDIITEINGQRIEKMADVAPLVQEAGKTGKALKLSITRENGKVKANLMPLKEKGADNYKLGLYIRDSAAGIGTMTFYHPDSKKYGALGHVISDMDTKKPIVVENGQILRSTVTSIEKGSNGNPGEKLARFSDDKQIIGNIKRNSPFGIFGKLNRDIDNGIIDKPMPIALSHQVKEGPAQILTVVDNDKVETFNIEIVSTIPQKFPATKGMVIKVTDPKLLQKTGGIVQGMSGSPIIQDGKLIGAVTHVFVNDPTSGYGVHIEWMLSEAGIDIYEKPESKAS, from the coding sequence ATGAATTTGAATTTAGGATTAATTAGAAAAATAATCGGTGGAATTCTCCTTGTTTCAATTATTGCTTTAACTAGCTGGAAACCATTCCAAAGCTATCTCCAAATACCAAATGAGATAACTGTTTTTCAGGGACAGGAGTTCTCGTTTGATAAAGCATTACCTGTAACCGCTTCGGTTGTCTCGAAATCGGATAACATTGTCCTGAACCAGACCGACCAACAGGTTTCCTTATCTGCAAAGGATTCAGGCGCAAGCTCAGTTGTCCTCGACCTCGCAGGCATTCCAATCAAAAAAGTCGATGTAAAGGTGCTCAAAGGATTTAAGGTGTATCCGGGTGGCCAATCTATTGGTGTAAAACTGAATTCTGTTGGAGTCCTGGTTGTGGGGCATCATCAAGTTGACACCTCAAACGGACGTAAATCACCAGGAGAACTTTCCGGGATCAAAGTGGGAGATATAATTACTGAGATCAATGGACAGCGAATTGAAAAAATGGCTGACGTAGCACCGTTGGTTCAGGAAGCTGGCAAGACTGGAAAAGCGCTCAAACTTTCGATTACCAGGGAAAATGGAAAGGTTAAAGCCAATCTAATGCCATTAAAGGAAAAAGGTGCGGATAACTATAAGCTCGGCCTATATATCCGGGATTCAGCGGCAGGTATTGGGACTATGACCTTTTACCACCCTGATTCAAAGAAATATGGAGCCTTGGGACATGTCATCTCAGATATGGACACCAAGAAGCCAATTGTAGTGGAAAACGGCCAAATTTTACGCTCTACTGTCACTTCAATAGAAAAAGGATCTAATGGAAACCCTGGCGAAAAGCTTGCAAGGTTTTCTGATGATAAGCAAATTATCGGAAATATAAAGCGAAACAGCCCATTCGGGATATTTGGCAAATTGAATAGGGATATCGATAACGGCATCATAGATAAGCCGATGCCAATCGCCTTATCTCATCAAGTAAAAGAAGGGCCAGCGCAAATTCTTACTGTTGTCGATAACGACAAAGTGGAAACCTTCAACATTGAAATTGTAAGCACGATTCCGCAAAAATTCCCTGCAACAAAGGGAATGGTCATTAAGGTGACCGATCCGAAGCTTCTTCAAAAGACTGGCGGCATTGTCCAGGGGATGAGTGGCAGTCCCATCATCCAGGACGGGAAACTAATCGGTGCGGTAACGCATGTATTTGTAAACGACCCCACCTCTGGTTATGGGGTGCACATCGAATGGATGCTTTCGGAAGCGGGAATTGACATATATGAAAAGCCGGAATCAAAAGCAAGCTGA